One Brassica napus cultivar Da-Ae chromosome C4, Da-Ae, whole genome shotgun sequence genomic region harbors:
- the LOC106447700 gene encoding TBC1 domain family member 10B isoform X5, whose translation MITDAVNPLSASDHKRDAYGFSVRPQHVQRYREHVKIYQEEEEERSDRWNSFLEDHGSSEEKYLSPGPDLTPGDEKKVLRSQIWTEVRPSLRAIEGLMSARVKKKDHSSNGERGAQRSNPVQDDSSDSTCVSSSMPAADAKSQVSAFPWKEELQVLVRGGAPMALRGELWQAFAGVKKRRVENYYQSLLAADGLGKDIELQDEKSSSADPLAAVEKWKGQIEKDLPRTFPGHPALDDDGRNALRRLLTAYARHNPSVGYCQAMNFFAGLLLLLMPEENAFWSLIGIIDDYFNHYYSEEMIESQVDQRVLEELVRERFPKMVQHLDYLGVQVACVTAPWFLSIFINMLPWESVLRVWDVLLFEGNRVMLFRTALALMEFYVNTGPTLITTKDAGDAITLLQSMTGSTFDSSQLVFTACMGYQDVNECRLQELRSKHRPAVMAAFEERLKGLQAWRDSKDLLASKLYNSKQDPKSVLLNFSKASLSRSESGSSSNADDVLICLTGDGEIDYFQDLQGQVLRLKGELCNLVEEKRSALLRAEELEVALMEMVKQDNRRHLNAKIEQLEQGVRELRKLVSDKKDQEAAMIQVLMGMEQEHKVTEGARRAAEQDAAAQRHAAQVLQDKYEEAVAGLAEMEERAVMAESMLEATLQYHKAQPSPR comes from the exons ATGATCACAGACGCCGTGAATCCTCTCTCCGCATCCGACCACAAAag GGATGCTTATGGATTTTCTGTGAGGCCTCAGCATGTGCAAAGATACCGAGAACATGTCAAAATCTACCAG gaggaagaagaggagaggTCGGACAGGTGGAACAGTTTCCTCGAAGATCATGGATCATCTGAAGAAAAATATCTGTCACCAGGTCCTGATTTAACTCCCGGAGATGAGAAGAAAGTGCTGAGATCTCAGATATGGACTGAGGTCAGGCCATCTCTTCGAGCAATTGAGGGCTTGATGAGTGCTCGTGTAAAAAAGAAAGACCATTCTTCAAATGGCGAGCGAGGAGCTCAAAGATCGAATCCAGTTCAGGATGATTCTTCAGATAGCACATGTGTCTCCTCCAGCATGCCTGCTGCTGATGCAAAGTCCCAAGTATCTGCATTCCCTTGGAAAGAAGAACTCCAAGTACTTGTTCGCGGTGGTGCTCCTATGGCTCTGAGGGGTGAG CTCTGGCAAGCATTTGCGGGAGTTAAGAAACGCCGGGTCGAGAACTATTACCAAAGTCTGCTAGCTGCTGATGGTCTAGGAAAGGACATAGAGCTGCAGGATGAGAAAAGTTCAAGTGCAGACCCACTCGCTGCTGTGGAGAAATGGAAAGGACAGATAGAGAAG GATTTACCTCGGACATTTCCAGGGCATCCTGCCCTAGATGATGATGGGAGAAATGCTCTGAGGAGATTGCTAACTGCTTATGCTAGGCATAATCCCTCTGTTGGATACTGTCAG GCTATGAATTTCTTTGCTGGACTTTTATTACTTCTGATGCCCGAAGAGAATGCTTTTTG GTCGCTGATAGGAATCATTGATGACTACTTCAATCATTATTACTCTGAAGAGATGATCGAGTCACAG GTTGACCAACGAGTTCTGGAGGAGTTGGTTCGAGAGAGATTTCCTAAAATGG TTCAACATCTAGATTATCTTGGAGTGCAGGTGGCTTGTGTTACAGCGCCATGGTTTCTTTCCATCTTCATCAATATGCTTCCATGGGAAAGTG TTCTCAGAGTGTGGGATGTGCTTCTGTTTGAAGGAAACCGTGTAATGCTTTTCAGAACAGCACTTGCATTGATGGAGTTTTATG TAAACACAGGTCCTACACTAATTACAACCAAGGACGCTGGAGATGCGATTACTCTGCTTCAATCAATGACTGGCTCAACGTTTGATAGCAGTCAGCTCGTCTTCACTGCTTGCATGGGTTACCAAGATGTAAACGAATGTAGGTTGCAGGAGTTAAGAAGCAAGCACAGGCCAGCTGTGATGGCTGCATTTGAGGAAAGATTAAAGGGGCTTCAAGCTTGGAGGGATTCGAAAGACCTCCTCGCAAGCAAATTATATAATTCTAAGCAAGATCCAAAATCAGTTTTGTTAAATTTCAGCAAAGCCTCGCTGTCTCGTTCTGAATCAGGATCCAGCAGTAACGCAGACGATGTCTTGATTTGTCTGACTGGGGATGGAGAGATTGATTATTTTCAAGACCTTCAAGGACAG GTTCTTCGGTTGAAGGGTGAACTCTGCAATTTGGTTGAGGAGAAACGATCTGCTTTACTAAG AGCTGAAGAGTTGGAGGTTGCTCTCATGGAGATGGTCAAACAAGACAATCGGCGTCACCTGAATGCTAAG ATTGAGCAGTTAGAGCAAGGGGTGAGAGAGCTTCGAAAGCTTGTTTCTGATAAGAAGGATCAAGAAGCTGCTATGATACAG GTGTTGATGGGGATGGAGCAAGAACATAAGGTAACGGAAGGTGCACGGAGAGCTGCTGAGCAGGATGCAGCAGCGCAGAGACATGCTGCCCAAGTGCTTCAG GACAAATATGAGGAAGCTGTTGCTGGGCTTGCTGAGATGGAGGAGAGGGCAGTAATGGCAGAGTCAATGTTGGAGGCGACTTTGCAGTATCATAAAGCACAACCTTCACCACG GTAG
- the LOC106447700 gene encoding TBC1 domain family member 10B isoform X3, which yields MITDAVNPLSASDHKRDAYGFSVRPQHVQRYREHVKIYQEEEEERSDRWNSFLEDHGSSEEKYLSPGPDLTPGDEKKVLRSQIWTEVRPSLRAIEGLMSARVKKKDHSSNGERGAQRSNPVQDDSSDSTCVSSSMPAADAKSQVSAFPWKEELQVLVRGGAPMALRGELWQAFAGVKKRRVENYYQSLLAADGLGKDIELQDEKSSSADPLAAVEKWKGQIEKDLPRTFPGHPALDDDGRNALRRLLTAYARHNPSVGYCQAMNFFAGLLLLLMPEENAFWSLIGIIDDYFNHYYSEEMIESQVDQRVLEELVRERFPKMVQHLDYLGVQVACVTAPWFLSIFINMLPWESGNRVMLFRTALALMEFYVNTGPTLITTKDAGDAITLLQSMTGSTFDSSQLVFTACMGYQDVNECRLQELRSKHRPAVMAAFEERLKGLQAWRDSKDLLASKLYNSKQDPKSVLLNFSKASLSRSESGSSSNADDVLICLTGDGEIDYFQDLQGQVLRLKGELCNLVEEKRSALLRAEELEVALMEMVKQDNRRHLNAKIEQLEQGVRELRKLVSDKKDQEAAMIQVLMGMEQEHKVTEGARRAAEQDAAAQRHAAQVLQDKYEEAVAGLAEMEERAVMAESMLEATLQYHKAQPSPRFIFTLSIMRTSAGYTVTWPFRLRYKYCFTSEHQNY from the exons ATGATCACAGACGCCGTGAATCCTCTCTCCGCATCCGACCACAAAag GGATGCTTATGGATTTTCTGTGAGGCCTCAGCATGTGCAAAGATACCGAGAACATGTCAAAATCTACCAG gaggaagaagaggagaggTCGGACAGGTGGAACAGTTTCCTCGAAGATCATGGATCATCTGAAGAAAAATATCTGTCACCAGGTCCTGATTTAACTCCCGGAGATGAGAAGAAAGTGCTGAGATCTCAGATATGGACTGAGGTCAGGCCATCTCTTCGAGCAATTGAGGGCTTGATGAGTGCTCGTGTAAAAAAGAAAGACCATTCTTCAAATGGCGAGCGAGGAGCTCAAAGATCGAATCCAGTTCAGGATGATTCTTCAGATAGCACATGTGTCTCCTCCAGCATGCCTGCTGCTGATGCAAAGTCCCAAGTATCTGCATTCCCTTGGAAAGAAGAACTCCAAGTACTTGTTCGCGGTGGTGCTCCTATGGCTCTGAGGGGTGAG CTCTGGCAAGCATTTGCGGGAGTTAAGAAACGCCGGGTCGAGAACTATTACCAAAGTCTGCTAGCTGCTGATGGTCTAGGAAAGGACATAGAGCTGCAGGATGAGAAAAGTTCAAGTGCAGACCCACTCGCTGCTGTGGAGAAATGGAAAGGACAGATAGAGAAG GATTTACCTCGGACATTTCCAGGGCATCCTGCCCTAGATGATGATGGGAGAAATGCTCTGAGGAGATTGCTAACTGCTTATGCTAGGCATAATCCCTCTGTTGGATACTGTCAG GCTATGAATTTCTTTGCTGGACTTTTATTACTTCTGATGCCCGAAGAGAATGCTTTTTG GTCGCTGATAGGAATCATTGATGACTACTTCAATCATTATTACTCTGAAGAGATGATCGAGTCACAG GTTGACCAACGAGTTCTGGAGGAGTTGGTTCGAGAGAGATTTCCTAAAATGG TTCAACATCTAGATTATCTTGGAGTGCAGGTGGCTTGTGTTACAGCGCCATGGTTTCTTTCCATCTTCATCAATATGCTTCCATGGGAAAGTG GAAACCGTGTAATGCTTTTCAGAACAGCACTTGCATTGATGGAGTTTTATG TAAACACAGGTCCTACACTAATTACAACCAAGGACGCTGGAGATGCGATTACTCTGCTTCAATCAATGACTGGCTCAACGTTTGATAGCAGTCAGCTCGTCTTCACTGCTTGCATGGGTTACCAAGATGTAAACGAATGTAGGTTGCAGGAGTTAAGAAGCAAGCACAGGCCAGCTGTGATGGCTGCATTTGAGGAAAGATTAAAGGGGCTTCAAGCTTGGAGGGATTCGAAAGACCTCCTCGCAAGCAAATTATATAATTCTAAGCAAGATCCAAAATCAGTTTTGTTAAATTTCAGCAAAGCCTCGCTGTCTCGTTCTGAATCAGGATCCAGCAGTAACGCAGACGATGTCTTGATTTGTCTGACTGGGGATGGAGAGATTGATTATTTTCAAGACCTTCAAGGACAG GTTCTTCGGTTGAAGGGTGAACTCTGCAATTTGGTTGAGGAGAAACGATCTGCTTTACTAAG AGCTGAAGAGTTGGAGGTTGCTCTCATGGAGATGGTCAAACAAGACAATCGGCGTCACCTGAATGCTAAG ATTGAGCAGTTAGAGCAAGGGGTGAGAGAGCTTCGAAAGCTTGTTTCTGATAAGAAGGATCAAGAAGCTGCTATGATACAG GTGTTGATGGGGATGGAGCAAGAACATAAGGTAACGGAAGGTGCACGGAGAGCTGCTGAGCAGGATGCAGCAGCGCAGAGACATGCTGCCCAAGTGCTTCAG GACAAATATGAGGAAGCTGTTGCTGGGCTTGCTGAGATGGAGGAGAGGGCAGTAATGGCAGAGTCAATGTTGGAGGCGACTTTGCAGTATCATAAAGCACAACCTTCACCACG CTTCATCTTCACTCTGAGTATCATGAGAACTTCCGCTGGCTACACAGTAACCTGGCCGTTTAGGTTGAGGTATAAATACTGCTTCACTTCCGAGCATCAAAACTACTGA
- the LOC106447700 gene encoding TBC1 domain family member 10B isoform X1 — MITDAVNPLSASDHKRDAYGFSVRPQHVQRYREHVKIYQEEEEERSDRWNSFLEDHGSSEEKYLSPGPDLTPGDEKKVLRSQIWTEVRPSLRAIEGLMSARVKKKDHSSNGERGAQRSNPVQDDSSDSTCVSSSMPAADAKSQVSAFPWKEELQVLVRGGAPMALRGELWQAFAGVKKRRVENYYQSLLAADGLGKDIELQDEKSSSADPLAAVEKWKGQIEKDLPRTFPGHPALDDDGRNALRRLLTAYARHNPSVGYCQAMNFFAGLLLLLMPEENAFWSLIGIIDDYFNHYYSEEMIESQVDQRVLEELVRERFPKMVQHLDYLGVQVACVTAPWFLSIFINMLPWESVLRVWDVLLFEGNRVMLFRTALALMEFYVNTGPTLITTKDAGDAITLLQSMTGSTFDSSQLVFTACMGYQDVNECRLQELRSKHRPAVMAAFEERLKGLQAWRDSKDLLASKLYNSKQDPKSVLLNFSKASLSRSESGSSSNADDVLICLTGDGEIDYFQDLQGQVLRLKGELCNLVEEKRSALLRAEELEVALMEMVKQDNRRHLNAKIEQLEQGVRELRKLVSDKKDQEAAMIQVLMGMEQEHKVTEGARRAAEQDAAAQRHAAQVLQDKYEEAVAGLAEMEERAVMAESMLEATLQYHKAQPSPRFIFTLSIMRTSAGYTVTWPFRLRYKYCFTSEHQNY, encoded by the exons ATGATCACAGACGCCGTGAATCCTCTCTCCGCATCCGACCACAAAag GGATGCTTATGGATTTTCTGTGAGGCCTCAGCATGTGCAAAGATACCGAGAACATGTCAAAATCTACCAG gaggaagaagaggagaggTCGGACAGGTGGAACAGTTTCCTCGAAGATCATGGATCATCTGAAGAAAAATATCTGTCACCAGGTCCTGATTTAACTCCCGGAGATGAGAAGAAAGTGCTGAGATCTCAGATATGGACTGAGGTCAGGCCATCTCTTCGAGCAATTGAGGGCTTGATGAGTGCTCGTGTAAAAAAGAAAGACCATTCTTCAAATGGCGAGCGAGGAGCTCAAAGATCGAATCCAGTTCAGGATGATTCTTCAGATAGCACATGTGTCTCCTCCAGCATGCCTGCTGCTGATGCAAAGTCCCAAGTATCTGCATTCCCTTGGAAAGAAGAACTCCAAGTACTTGTTCGCGGTGGTGCTCCTATGGCTCTGAGGGGTGAG CTCTGGCAAGCATTTGCGGGAGTTAAGAAACGCCGGGTCGAGAACTATTACCAAAGTCTGCTAGCTGCTGATGGTCTAGGAAAGGACATAGAGCTGCAGGATGAGAAAAGTTCAAGTGCAGACCCACTCGCTGCTGTGGAGAAATGGAAAGGACAGATAGAGAAG GATTTACCTCGGACATTTCCAGGGCATCCTGCCCTAGATGATGATGGGAGAAATGCTCTGAGGAGATTGCTAACTGCTTATGCTAGGCATAATCCCTCTGTTGGATACTGTCAG GCTATGAATTTCTTTGCTGGACTTTTATTACTTCTGATGCCCGAAGAGAATGCTTTTTG GTCGCTGATAGGAATCATTGATGACTACTTCAATCATTATTACTCTGAAGAGATGATCGAGTCACAG GTTGACCAACGAGTTCTGGAGGAGTTGGTTCGAGAGAGATTTCCTAAAATGG TTCAACATCTAGATTATCTTGGAGTGCAGGTGGCTTGTGTTACAGCGCCATGGTTTCTTTCCATCTTCATCAATATGCTTCCATGGGAAAGTG TTCTCAGAGTGTGGGATGTGCTTCTGTTTGAAGGAAACCGTGTAATGCTTTTCAGAACAGCACTTGCATTGATGGAGTTTTATG TAAACACAGGTCCTACACTAATTACAACCAAGGACGCTGGAGATGCGATTACTCTGCTTCAATCAATGACTGGCTCAACGTTTGATAGCAGTCAGCTCGTCTTCACTGCTTGCATGGGTTACCAAGATGTAAACGAATGTAGGTTGCAGGAGTTAAGAAGCAAGCACAGGCCAGCTGTGATGGCTGCATTTGAGGAAAGATTAAAGGGGCTTCAAGCTTGGAGGGATTCGAAAGACCTCCTCGCAAGCAAATTATATAATTCTAAGCAAGATCCAAAATCAGTTTTGTTAAATTTCAGCAAAGCCTCGCTGTCTCGTTCTGAATCAGGATCCAGCAGTAACGCAGACGATGTCTTGATTTGTCTGACTGGGGATGGAGAGATTGATTATTTTCAAGACCTTCAAGGACAG GTTCTTCGGTTGAAGGGTGAACTCTGCAATTTGGTTGAGGAGAAACGATCTGCTTTACTAAG AGCTGAAGAGTTGGAGGTTGCTCTCATGGAGATGGTCAAACAAGACAATCGGCGTCACCTGAATGCTAAG ATTGAGCAGTTAGAGCAAGGGGTGAGAGAGCTTCGAAAGCTTGTTTCTGATAAGAAGGATCAAGAAGCTGCTATGATACAG GTGTTGATGGGGATGGAGCAAGAACATAAGGTAACGGAAGGTGCACGGAGAGCTGCTGAGCAGGATGCAGCAGCGCAGAGACATGCTGCCCAAGTGCTTCAG GACAAATATGAGGAAGCTGTTGCTGGGCTTGCTGAGATGGAGGAGAGGGCAGTAATGGCAGAGTCAATGTTGGAGGCGACTTTGCAGTATCATAAAGCACAACCTTCACCACG CTTCATCTTCACTCTGAGTATCATGAGAACTTCCGCTGGCTACACAGTAACCTGGCCGTTTAGGTTGAGGTATAAATACTGCTTCACTTCCGAGCATCAAAACTACTGA
- the LOC106447700 gene encoding TBC1 domain family member 10B isoform X2, which translates to MITDAVNPLSASDHKRDAYGFSVRPQHVQRYREHVKIYQEEEEERSDRWNSFLEDHGSSEEKYLSPGPDLTPGDEKKVLRSQIWTEVRPSLRAIEGLMSARVKKKDHSSNGERGAQRSNPVQDDSSDSTCVSSSMPAADAKSQVSAFPWKEELQVLVRGGAPMALRGELWQAFAGVKKRRVENYYQSLLAADGLGKDIELQDEKSSSADPLAAVEKWKGQIEKDLPRTFPGHPALDDDGRNALRRLLTAYARHNPSVGYCQAMNFFAGLLLLLMPEENAFWSLIGIIDDYFNHYYSEEMIESQVDQRVLEELVRERFPKMVQHLDYLGVQVACVTAPWFLSIFINMLPWESVLRVWDVLLFEGNRVMLFRTALALMEFYGPTLITTKDAGDAITLLQSMTGSTFDSSQLVFTACMGYQDVNECRLQELRSKHRPAVMAAFEERLKGLQAWRDSKDLLASKLYNSKQDPKSVLLNFSKASLSRSESGSSSNADDVLICLTGDGEIDYFQDLQGQVLRLKGELCNLVEEKRSALLRAEELEVALMEMVKQDNRRHLNAKIEQLEQGVRELRKLVSDKKDQEAAMIQVLMGMEQEHKVTEGARRAAEQDAAAQRHAAQVLQDKYEEAVAGLAEMEERAVMAESMLEATLQYHKAQPSPRFIFTLSIMRTSAGYTVTWPFRLRYKYCFTSEHQNY; encoded by the exons ATGATCACAGACGCCGTGAATCCTCTCTCCGCATCCGACCACAAAag GGATGCTTATGGATTTTCTGTGAGGCCTCAGCATGTGCAAAGATACCGAGAACATGTCAAAATCTACCAG gaggaagaagaggagaggTCGGACAGGTGGAACAGTTTCCTCGAAGATCATGGATCATCTGAAGAAAAATATCTGTCACCAGGTCCTGATTTAACTCCCGGAGATGAGAAGAAAGTGCTGAGATCTCAGATATGGACTGAGGTCAGGCCATCTCTTCGAGCAATTGAGGGCTTGATGAGTGCTCGTGTAAAAAAGAAAGACCATTCTTCAAATGGCGAGCGAGGAGCTCAAAGATCGAATCCAGTTCAGGATGATTCTTCAGATAGCACATGTGTCTCCTCCAGCATGCCTGCTGCTGATGCAAAGTCCCAAGTATCTGCATTCCCTTGGAAAGAAGAACTCCAAGTACTTGTTCGCGGTGGTGCTCCTATGGCTCTGAGGGGTGAG CTCTGGCAAGCATTTGCGGGAGTTAAGAAACGCCGGGTCGAGAACTATTACCAAAGTCTGCTAGCTGCTGATGGTCTAGGAAAGGACATAGAGCTGCAGGATGAGAAAAGTTCAAGTGCAGACCCACTCGCTGCTGTGGAGAAATGGAAAGGACAGATAGAGAAG GATTTACCTCGGACATTTCCAGGGCATCCTGCCCTAGATGATGATGGGAGAAATGCTCTGAGGAGATTGCTAACTGCTTATGCTAGGCATAATCCCTCTGTTGGATACTGTCAG GCTATGAATTTCTTTGCTGGACTTTTATTACTTCTGATGCCCGAAGAGAATGCTTTTTG GTCGCTGATAGGAATCATTGATGACTACTTCAATCATTATTACTCTGAAGAGATGATCGAGTCACAG GTTGACCAACGAGTTCTGGAGGAGTTGGTTCGAGAGAGATTTCCTAAAATGG TTCAACATCTAGATTATCTTGGAGTGCAGGTGGCTTGTGTTACAGCGCCATGGTTTCTTTCCATCTTCATCAATATGCTTCCATGGGAAAGTG TTCTCAGAGTGTGGGATGTGCTTCTGTTTGAAGGAAACCGTGTAATGCTTTTCAGAACAGCACTTGCATTGATGGAGTTTTATG GTCCTACACTAATTACAACCAAGGACGCTGGAGATGCGATTACTCTGCTTCAATCAATGACTGGCTCAACGTTTGATAGCAGTCAGCTCGTCTTCACTGCTTGCATGGGTTACCAAGATGTAAACGAATGTAGGTTGCAGGAGTTAAGAAGCAAGCACAGGCCAGCTGTGATGGCTGCATTTGAGGAAAGATTAAAGGGGCTTCAAGCTTGGAGGGATTCGAAAGACCTCCTCGCAAGCAAATTATATAATTCTAAGCAAGATCCAAAATCAGTTTTGTTAAATTTCAGCAAAGCCTCGCTGTCTCGTTCTGAATCAGGATCCAGCAGTAACGCAGACGATGTCTTGATTTGTCTGACTGGGGATGGAGAGATTGATTATTTTCAAGACCTTCAAGGACAG GTTCTTCGGTTGAAGGGTGAACTCTGCAATTTGGTTGAGGAGAAACGATCTGCTTTACTAAG AGCTGAAGAGTTGGAGGTTGCTCTCATGGAGATGGTCAAACAAGACAATCGGCGTCACCTGAATGCTAAG ATTGAGCAGTTAGAGCAAGGGGTGAGAGAGCTTCGAAAGCTTGTTTCTGATAAGAAGGATCAAGAAGCTGCTATGATACAG GTGTTGATGGGGATGGAGCAAGAACATAAGGTAACGGAAGGTGCACGGAGAGCTGCTGAGCAGGATGCAGCAGCGCAGAGACATGCTGCCCAAGTGCTTCAG GACAAATATGAGGAAGCTGTTGCTGGGCTTGCTGAGATGGAGGAGAGGGCAGTAATGGCAGAGTCAATGTTGGAGGCGACTTTGCAGTATCATAAAGCACAACCTTCACCACG CTTCATCTTCACTCTGAGTATCATGAGAACTTCCGCTGGCTACACAGTAACCTGGCCGTTTAGGTTGAGGTATAAATACTGCTTCACTTCCGAGCATCAAAACTACTGA
- the LOC106447700 gene encoding TBC1 domain family member 10B isoform X4: MITDAVNPLSASDHKRDAYGFSVRPQHVQRYREHVKIYQEEEEERSDRWNSFLEDHGSSEEKYLSPGPDLTPGDEKKVLRSQIWTEVRPSLRAIEGLMSARVKKKDHSSNGERGAQRSNPVQDDSSDSTCVSSSMPAADAKSQVSAFPWKEELQVLVRGGAPMALRGELWQAFAGVKKRRVENYYQSLLAADGLGKDIELQDEKSSSADPLAAVEKWKGQIEKDLPRTFPGHPALDDDGRNALRRLLTAYARHNPSVGYCQAMNFFAGLLLLLMPEENAFWSLIGIIDDYFNHYYSEEMIESQVDQRVLEELVRERFPKMVQHLDYLGVQVACVTAPWFLSIFINMLPWESGNRVMLFRTALALMEFYGPTLITTKDAGDAITLLQSMTGSTFDSSQLVFTACMGYQDVNECRLQELRSKHRPAVMAAFEERLKGLQAWRDSKDLLASKLYNSKQDPKSVLLNFSKASLSRSESGSSSNADDVLICLTGDGEIDYFQDLQGQVLRLKGELCNLVEEKRSALLRAEELEVALMEMVKQDNRRHLNAKIEQLEQGVRELRKLVSDKKDQEAAMIQVLMGMEQEHKVTEGARRAAEQDAAAQRHAAQVLQDKYEEAVAGLAEMEERAVMAESMLEATLQYHKAQPSPRFIFTLSIMRTSAGYTVTWPFRLRYKYCFTSEHQNY, from the exons ATGATCACAGACGCCGTGAATCCTCTCTCCGCATCCGACCACAAAag GGATGCTTATGGATTTTCTGTGAGGCCTCAGCATGTGCAAAGATACCGAGAACATGTCAAAATCTACCAG gaggaagaagaggagaggTCGGACAGGTGGAACAGTTTCCTCGAAGATCATGGATCATCTGAAGAAAAATATCTGTCACCAGGTCCTGATTTAACTCCCGGAGATGAGAAGAAAGTGCTGAGATCTCAGATATGGACTGAGGTCAGGCCATCTCTTCGAGCAATTGAGGGCTTGATGAGTGCTCGTGTAAAAAAGAAAGACCATTCTTCAAATGGCGAGCGAGGAGCTCAAAGATCGAATCCAGTTCAGGATGATTCTTCAGATAGCACATGTGTCTCCTCCAGCATGCCTGCTGCTGATGCAAAGTCCCAAGTATCTGCATTCCCTTGGAAAGAAGAACTCCAAGTACTTGTTCGCGGTGGTGCTCCTATGGCTCTGAGGGGTGAG CTCTGGCAAGCATTTGCGGGAGTTAAGAAACGCCGGGTCGAGAACTATTACCAAAGTCTGCTAGCTGCTGATGGTCTAGGAAAGGACATAGAGCTGCAGGATGAGAAAAGTTCAAGTGCAGACCCACTCGCTGCTGTGGAGAAATGGAAAGGACAGATAGAGAAG GATTTACCTCGGACATTTCCAGGGCATCCTGCCCTAGATGATGATGGGAGAAATGCTCTGAGGAGATTGCTAACTGCTTATGCTAGGCATAATCCCTCTGTTGGATACTGTCAG GCTATGAATTTCTTTGCTGGACTTTTATTACTTCTGATGCCCGAAGAGAATGCTTTTTG GTCGCTGATAGGAATCATTGATGACTACTTCAATCATTATTACTCTGAAGAGATGATCGAGTCACAG GTTGACCAACGAGTTCTGGAGGAGTTGGTTCGAGAGAGATTTCCTAAAATGG TTCAACATCTAGATTATCTTGGAGTGCAGGTGGCTTGTGTTACAGCGCCATGGTTTCTTTCCATCTTCATCAATATGCTTCCATGGGAAAGTG GAAACCGTGTAATGCTTTTCAGAACAGCACTTGCATTGATGGAGTTTTATG GTCCTACACTAATTACAACCAAGGACGCTGGAGATGCGATTACTCTGCTTCAATCAATGACTGGCTCAACGTTTGATAGCAGTCAGCTCGTCTTCACTGCTTGCATGGGTTACCAAGATGTAAACGAATGTAGGTTGCAGGAGTTAAGAAGCAAGCACAGGCCAGCTGTGATGGCTGCATTTGAGGAAAGATTAAAGGGGCTTCAAGCTTGGAGGGATTCGAAAGACCTCCTCGCAAGCAAATTATATAATTCTAAGCAAGATCCAAAATCAGTTTTGTTAAATTTCAGCAAAGCCTCGCTGTCTCGTTCTGAATCAGGATCCAGCAGTAACGCAGACGATGTCTTGATTTGTCTGACTGGGGATGGAGAGATTGATTATTTTCAAGACCTTCAAGGACAG GTTCTTCGGTTGAAGGGTGAACTCTGCAATTTGGTTGAGGAGAAACGATCTGCTTTACTAAG AGCTGAAGAGTTGGAGGTTGCTCTCATGGAGATGGTCAAACAAGACAATCGGCGTCACCTGAATGCTAAG ATTGAGCAGTTAGAGCAAGGGGTGAGAGAGCTTCGAAAGCTTGTTTCTGATAAGAAGGATCAAGAAGCTGCTATGATACAG GTGTTGATGGGGATGGAGCAAGAACATAAGGTAACGGAAGGTGCACGGAGAGCTGCTGAGCAGGATGCAGCAGCGCAGAGACATGCTGCCCAAGTGCTTCAG GACAAATATGAGGAAGCTGTTGCTGGGCTTGCTGAGATGGAGGAGAGGGCAGTAATGGCAGAGTCAATGTTGGAGGCGACTTTGCAGTATCATAAAGCACAACCTTCACCACG CTTCATCTTCACTCTGAGTATCATGAGAACTTCCGCTGGCTACACAGTAACCTGGCCGTTTAGGTTGAGGTATAAATACTGCTTCACTTCCGAGCATCAAAACTACTGA